A part of Eriocheir sinensis breed Jianghai 21 unplaced genomic scaffold, ASM2467909v1 Scaffold77, whole genome shotgun sequence genomic DNA contains:
- the LOC126994298 gene encoding serine/threonine-protein kinase PknJ-like encodes MAFQHSTRLVKLTQERINTLVAGHKQVLGRGATCTVYLVEVEGELCCLKLARDRRLAAMFHQEFDVLLDLDGAAGAPKALGTSLGFPAMLTTFRGHNTFCDLPRLARCETDRLAAFLALARSVKQLHARGYAHNDIKENNVAVCRGADGRLQVSLIDYGAAQRLGTRVGFVGASTRRTPWLAPELLVGGRCSRAGDVFSLGYVLSNILDTCHRYYPALDVLAEAVMAANPARRPSLKKIIKTVNKFTGQRDEAARRETFIRRVRKAFSCLFPRRRRY; translated from the coding sequence ATGGCTTTCCAACACAGCACCCGACTCGTGAAGTTGACGCAGGAGCGCATCAACACGCTGGTGGCCGGgcacaagcaggtgctggggCGCGGCGCCACGTGCACGGTGTACCTTGTGGAGGTGGAGGGCGAGCTGTGCTGCCTCAAGTTGGCCAGGGACCGCCGCCTCGCTGCCATGTTCCACCAGGAGTTTGACGTCCTGCTGGACCTGGACGGCGCGGCGGGGGCACCCAAGGCCTTGGGCACCAGCCTCGGCTTCCCCGCCATGCTTACCACTTTCCGCGGCCACaacaccttctgcgacctgcCCCGCCTCGCTCGCTGCGAGACTGACAGGCTGGCGGCCTTCTTGGCCCTTGCTCGCAGCGTGAAGCAGCTCCACGCCCGCGGCTACGCCCACAACGACATCAAGGAGAACAACGTGGCGGTGTGCCGGGGCGCCGACGGCCGCCTGCAGGTGTCGCTCATCGACTACGGCGCGGCCCAGAGGCTGGGCACAAGGGTTGGCTTTGTGGGCGCGAGCACGCGGCGCACGCCCTGGCTGGCCCCGGAGCTGCTGGTCGGCGGCCGCTGCTCACGCGCCGGGGACGTCTTCTCCCTCGGCTACGTCCTCAGCAACATCCTGGACACCTGCCACAGGTACTACCCCGCCCTGGACGTGCTGGCCGAGGCCGTCATGGCCGCAAACCCTGCACGGCGACCCTCGCTCAAGAAGATCATCAAGACAGTTAACAAGTTCACGGGTCAGCGGGACGAGGCGGCGAGGCGGGAAACCTTCATCCGGCGAGTTCGCAAagccttctcctgcctcttcccgcgccgccgccgTTATTAA